A window of Belonocnema kinseyi isolate 2016_QV_RU_SX_M_011 chromosome 9, B_treatae_v1, whole genome shotgun sequence contains these coding sequences:
- the LOC117180729 gene encoding uncharacterized protein LOC117180729, whose product MKPCKWRHQCLYHLYILWTLLQYLSWTVAQLGSWLVHELFFSDPPSRLNGKIGLAILGVYRSPNVALSWESDLEEALTRAICESNHMVCLGDFNINAADISHTCWTRLLHISRSLSIRQVIKEPTRSDSILDLIFVSDDLLLLDSGVAKLSREFDHDLIFCDINLDLSTRPSVYRVGRDFKFCPLRRFKIARPRPPWFSNSVKIIARARDRARSKWCTSKTVIDRDKYVLLRNFATSSLRREKSGYLSSLSDRPSSKHMWEKVNLADTIPSAVASETLIRDLQSSASNISPNSQNTFVFKEIGFSHLYHAMKSFTSTATGSDDINSSSVYLCVPSCLPALLNIMNTSLRQAKFPLAWGSVLEKICLQQLTPFIDNNKVLPLNQSGFRKGFSAATTLLHVSDEVGRSLDCAEVTLLALLDLSRAFETLDHRLLLEKLESIGVVTI is encoded by the exons ATGAAGCCTTGCAAGTGGCGACACCAGTGCCTTTACCATCTCTACATCCTATGGACCCTTCTGCAATATCTTTCATGGACTGTGGCTCAACTCGGCTCGTGGCTTGTCCATGAACTCTTCTTCAGTGATCCGCCTTCAAGACTCAACGG gaaaataggTCTCGCAATTCTAGGAGTTTATAGAAGTCCAAATGTGGCACTATCTTGGGAAAGTGATTTGGAAGAGGCCTTGACTCGTGCCATCTGTGAATCAAATCACATGGTATGCCTGGGAGATTTTAATATCAATGCGGCGGACATCTCACACACATGCTGGACTAGGTTACTTCACATATCACGCTCTCTATCGATCAGGCAGGTTATCAAAGAACCGACCCGCTCGGACTCGATTTTAGACCTTATCTTTGTAAGCGACGATCTCCTCCTTTTAGATTCGGGAGTGGCCAAGCTATCAAGAGAATTCGACCATGACTTGATTTTCTGCGACATAAACCTAGATCTATCTACGAGACCGAGTGTATACCGCGTAGGTAGGGACTTTAA GTTCTGCCCGCTACGTCGCTTTAAAATAGCTAGACCCAGGCCGCCTTGGTTTTCCAACTCTGTAAAGATAATTGCTCGTGCCAGGGACAGAGCTCGTTCCAAATGGTGCACTTCAAAAACTGTCATTGATAGAGATAAATATGTGCTTCTCCGTAACTTCGCAACTAGCTCCCTCCGGCGCGAAAAAAGCGGGTATCTGTCTAGCCTCTCAGATAGACCCTCTTCTAAACACATGTGGGAAAAGGTAAACCTGGCAG ATACCATACCATCAGCAGTAGCCTCAGAGACACTAATCCGCGACCTTCAGTCATCCGCTAGTAACATTTCACCTAACTCACAGAATACTTTCGTGTTCAAGGAAATTGGCTTTAGTCATTTGTATCACGCTATGAAATCATTCACTTCGACAGCTACGGGGTCGGATGACATTAATAGTTCTTCAGTTTATCTTTGTGTACCCTCATGCCTTCCTGCATTATTAAATATCATGAATACCTCGTTAAGGCAGGCAAAGTTTCCCTTGGCATGGGGATCAG TATTAGAGAAGATCTGTCTTCAGCAGTTGACCCCCTTCATCGACAATAACAAAGTGTTACCTCTTAATCAGTCGGGGTTTAGAAAGGGTTTTTCGGCTGCAACAACGCTTCTTCACGTATCGGATGAGGTAGGTAGGTCCTTGGACTGTGCAGAGGTAACTCTTCTGGCCTTGCTGGACTTATCTCGGGCTTTCGAGACCCTTGATCATAGGTTGCTCTTGGAAAAATTAGAATCTATAGGAGTGGTCACTATCTAA